One stretch of Centroberyx gerrardi isolate f3 chromosome 13, fCenGer3.hap1.cur.20231027, whole genome shotgun sequence DNA includes these proteins:
- the LOC139915178 gene encoding GTPase IMAP family member 8-like isoform X1, producing MDRESTEDKGEIGNSNLLQDIRIILLGRKWCGKSQAGNTILGWEGLDNVDETVENKVRHGEVAGRWRVTVVETPGWWKNYYANETIELVKMGMIQSVSLCAPGPHVFLLIIDMDTVLEEKSGKAVEEHMELLGDGVWNHTMVLLNYGSWQESYTSVGEYMDKRGKVLHSIVKKCGTRFHLLNNKNRDSRTQVIELLEKIERMVAANGGNLFELDANIAQDMKSKMKDVNEKAKQREMSVKIERDAFSETYKGETHHLAEIRLLLLGCVLSGKTLVGDTILGVPVGERKRTHSSVVKQSQVGRWTVRLIDTPGWLRFRSLKDTPEMVKQEIAMGVSLCRPGPHAIILVVCTSNAFTEAKLRSIREHMSLLGHDVWRHTLVLFSWCDTIGKTTVEQIIESEGKALQWLLRKCNNRYHSFNIKRANDPAQVVELLEKIEWMVAGNSVFHLNTRETEEWEEERAVPESPSSGESFIEMFEELCKRREKEFLENIRRILVKPEKASSIADPPYMSLDEEHGSNETKVSIWLRKQLSGEDTSEYASDDESR from the exons atggacagagagagtaCTGAGGACAAAGGTG AAATTGGGAACTCAAACCTTCTCCAAGATATCCGCATCATCCTCCTGGGCAGAAAATGGTGCGGTAAAAGTCAGGCAGGAAACACCATACTTGGATGGGAGGGCTTAGACAATGTAGATGAGACTGTGGAAAACAAAGTGAGACACGGGGAGGTAGCAGGGCGATGGAGGGTGACGGTGGTGGAGACGCCTGGGTGGTGGAAGAACTACTACGCCAATGAGACCATTGAGCTAGTGAAGATGGGGATGATCCAGAGCGTGTCTCTGTGCGCCCCTGGACCACATGTCTTCCTGCTGATCATAGACATGGATACCGTACTAGAGGAGAAGAGTGGGAAGGCAGTGGAGGAACACATGGAGCTTCTGGGAGACGGCGTGTGGAATCACACCATGGTACTCTTGAATTATGGCAGCTGGCAGGAGAGCTACACCAGTGTTGGAGAGTACATGGACAAGAGAGGAAAGGTGCTTCACAGCATTGTGAAGAAATGCGGAACAAGGTTCCACCTCCTCAACAATAAGAACAGAGATTCAAGAACACAGGTGATAGAGCTGCTTgaaaagatagagagaatgGTTGCTGCAAACGGTGGTAACCTATTTGAACTGGATGCCAACATTGCACAAGATATGAAGAGCAAAATGAAAGATGTGAATGAAAAAGCGAAGCAAAGAGAGATGAGTGTCAAAATTGAGAGGGATGCTTTCAGTGAAACTTACAAAG GTGAGACCCATCATCTGGCAGAgatcaggctgctgctgctgggctgtGTCCTGTCTGGGAAAACACTGGTAGGAGACACCATACTGGGTGTCCCAgtgggggagaggaagagaaccCACTCGAGCGTGGTGAAACAAAGCCAGGTGGGTCGATGGACGGTCCGGCTGATAGATACTCCCGGCTGGTTGAGGTTCAGGTCCCTGAAAGACACGCCGGAGATGGTGAAGCAGGAGATCGCAATGGGTGTTTCGCTCTGTCGTCCGGGGCCCCACGCCATCATCCTGGTGGTCTGCACCTCCAACGCTTTCACTGAGGCCAAGCTGAGGTCCATCAGGGAGCATATGAGCCTTCTGGGCCATGACGTTTGGAGACACACTCTCGTGCTGTTCAGCTGGTGTGACACGATTGGCAAAACCACCGTGGAGCAGATCATAGAGAGCGAAGGAAAAGCCCTCCAGTGGCTGCTGAGGAAATGTAACAACAGGTACCACAGCTTCAACATCAAAAGGGCCAATGACCCGGCTCAAGTCGTAGAGCTTCTGGAGAAGATTGAGTGGATGGTGGCGGGGAACAGTGTCTTCCATCTCAACacaagggagacagaggagtgggaagaagagagggcTGTTCCAGAGAGCCCGTCATCTGGGGAGTCCTTCATTGAGATGTTTGAGGAGCTgtgcaagaggagagagaaagagtttttGGAGAACATCAGGAGGATACTGGTCAAGCCAGAAAAAGCCAGCAGCATTGCTGATCCGCCCTACA TGTCGTTGGATGAAGAGCACGGGTCCAACGAGACGAAAGTTTCTATTTGGCTGAGAAAGCAGCTGAGTGGGGAAGATACATCTGAATATGCGTCTGATGACGAGTCCAGGTAG
- the LOC139915178 gene encoding GTPase IMAP family member 8-like isoform X2 → MDRESTEDKEIGNSNLLQDIRIILLGRKWCGKSQAGNTILGWEGLDNVDETVENKVRHGEVAGRWRVTVVETPGWWKNYYANETIELVKMGMIQSVSLCAPGPHVFLLIIDMDTVLEEKSGKAVEEHMELLGDGVWNHTMVLLNYGSWQESYTSVGEYMDKRGKVLHSIVKKCGTRFHLLNNKNRDSRTQVIELLEKIERMVAANGGNLFELDANIAQDMKSKMKDVNEKAKQREMSVKIERDAFSETYKGETHHLAEIRLLLLGCVLSGKTLVGDTILGVPVGERKRTHSSVVKQSQVGRWTVRLIDTPGWLRFRSLKDTPEMVKQEIAMGVSLCRPGPHAIILVVCTSNAFTEAKLRSIREHMSLLGHDVWRHTLVLFSWCDTIGKTTVEQIIESEGKALQWLLRKCNNRYHSFNIKRANDPAQVVELLEKIEWMVAGNSVFHLNTRETEEWEEERAVPESPSSGESFIEMFEELCKRREKEFLENIRRILVKPEKASSIADPPYMSLDEEHGSNETKVSIWLRKQLSGEDTSEYASDDESR, encoded by the exons atggacagagagagtaCTGAGGACAAAG AAATTGGGAACTCAAACCTTCTCCAAGATATCCGCATCATCCTCCTGGGCAGAAAATGGTGCGGTAAAAGTCAGGCAGGAAACACCATACTTGGATGGGAGGGCTTAGACAATGTAGATGAGACTGTGGAAAACAAAGTGAGACACGGGGAGGTAGCAGGGCGATGGAGGGTGACGGTGGTGGAGACGCCTGGGTGGTGGAAGAACTACTACGCCAATGAGACCATTGAGCTAGTGAAGATGGGGATGATCCAGAGCGTGTCTCTGTGCGCCCCTGGACCACATGTCTTCCTGCTGATCATAGACATGGATACCGTACTAGAGGAGAAGAGTGGGAAGGCAGTGGAGGAACACATGGAGCTTCTGGGAGACGGCGTGTGGAATCACACCATGGTACTCTTGAATTATGGCAGCTGGCAGGAGAGCTACACCAGTGTTGGAGAGTACATGGACAAGAGAGGAAAGGTGCTTCACAGCATTGTGAAGAAATGCGGAACAAGGTTCCACCTCCTCAACAATAAGAACAGAGATTCAAGAACACAGGTGATAGAGCTGCTTgaaaagatagagagaatgGTTGCTGCAAACGGTGGTAACCTATTTGAACTGGATGCCAACATTGCACAAGATATGAAGAGCAAAATGAAAGATGTGAATGAAAAAGCGAAGCAAAGAGAGATGAGTGTCAAAATTGAGAGGGATGCTTTCAGTGAAACTTACAAAG GTGAGACCCATCATCTGGCAGAgatcaggctgctgctgctgggctgtGTCCTGTCTGGGAAAACACTGGTAGGAGACACCATACTGGGTGTCCCAgtgggggagaggaagagaaccCACTCGAGCGTGGTGAAACAAAGCCAGGTGGGTCGATGGACGGTCCGGCTGATAGATACTCCCGGCTGGTTGAGGTTCAGGTCCCTGAAAGACACGCCGGAGATGGTGAAGCAGGAGATCGCAATGGGTGTTTCGCTCTGTCGTCCGGGGCCCCACGCCATCATCCTGGTGGTCTGCACCTCCAACGCTTTCACTGAGGCCAAGCTGAGGTCCATCAGGGAGCATATGAGCCTTCTGGGCCATGACGTTTGGAGACACACTCTCGTGCTGTTCAGCTGGTGTGACACGATTGGCAAAACCACCGTGGAGCAGATCATAGAGAGCGAAGGAAAAGCCCTCCAGTGGCTGCTGAGGAAATGTAACAACAGGTACCACAGCTTCAACATCAAAAGGGCCAATGACCCGGCTCAAGTCGTAGAGCTTCTGGAGAAGATTGAGTGGATGGTGGCGGGGAACAGTGTCTTCCATCTCAACacaagggagacagaggagtgggaagaagagagggcTGTTCCAGAGAGCCCGTCATCTGGGGAGTCCTTCATTGAGATGTTTGAGGAGCTgtgcaagaggagagagaaagagtttttGGAGAACATCAGGAGGATACTGGTCAAGCCAGAAAAAGCCAGCAGCATTGCTGATCCGCCCTACA TGTCGTTGGATGAAGAGCACGGGTCCAACGAGACGAAAGTTTCTATTTGGCTGAGAAAGCAGCTGAGTGGGGAAGATACATCTGAATATGCGTCTGATGACGAGTCCAGGTAG